The Bernardetia litoralis DSM 6794 genome includes a window with the following:
- a CDS encoding SIR2 family NAD-dependent protein deacylase has protein sequence MRKKIVVLTGAGVSAESGIATFRASDGLWEGHRVEEVASPKGWEQDPEKVLKFYNERRKGVLEAVPNEAHKILAQLERNFDVTIITQNVDDLHERAGSTHVLHLHGELMKARSSVDESYVVQMDGWELKMGEKCPKGHQMRPYIVWFGEAVPMMEQAMMEAMGADIFVVVGTSLLVYPAAGLLDYAPRQTPKYIIDPKSPAVRSLPNLHFIEEVATTGMKKLEAMLMRDYTH, from the coding sequence ATGCGTAAAAAAATTGTAGTCTTGACAGGTGCTGGCGTAAGTGCCGAAAGTGGAATTGCAACCTTTAGAGCTTCCGATGGACTTTGGGAAGGACACCGAGTAGAAGAAGTTGCTTCTCCAAAAGGCTGGGAACAAGACCCAGAAAAAGTATTAAAGTTTTATAATGAGCGTAGAAAAGGGGTTTTAGAAGCAGTACCTAATGAAGCACATAAAATATTAGCTCAATTAGAACGAAATTTTGATGTTACAATTATTACTCAAAATGTAGATGATTTGCATGAGCGAGCAGGCTCAACACACGTTTTACATCTTCATGGCGAACTTATGAAAGCGAGGAGTTCGGTAGATGAATCTTATGTAGTTCAGATGGATGGATGGGAGCTAAAAATGGGTGAAAAATGCCCAAAAGGACATCAAATGCGCCCATATATTGTTTGGTTTGGAGAAGCTGTGCCGATGATGGAACAAGCTATGATGGAAGCCATGGGAGCAGATATTTTTGTTGTTGTCGGCACTTCTCTTTTGGTTTATCCTGCTGCTGGTCTTTTGGATTATGCACCTCGCCAAACTCCTAAATATATCATTGACCCAAAAAGTCCTGCTGTTCGTTCGCTTCCAAATCTTCACTTTATAGAAGAAGTTGCAACAACAGGAATGAAAAAATTAGAAGCCATGTTGATGAGAGATTATACGCACTAA
- a CDS encoding pyruvate dehydrogenase complex E1 component subunit beta, which yields MRVIQFREALREAMNEEMRLDKNVFLMGEEVAVYNGAYKVSQGMLEEFGEKRVIDTPIAELGFAGIGVGAAMNGLRPIIEFMTFNFSLVAIDQVINSAAKTLAMSAGQYGAPIVFRGPTGNAGQLGAQHSQNFENWYANTPGLKVVVPANPYDAKGLLKSSIRDNDPVIFMESEMMYGDKGEVPEEEYLIPLGVADVKREGTDVTVVSFGKILKVAQQAAEELEKEGISVEIIDLRTVRPIDYVAIIKSVKKTNRLVIVEEAWPLASIATDITYNVQRHAFDYLDAPIRRVNSMDVPLSYAPTLIEAVLPNVKRTIDAIKSVTYVS from the coding sequence ATGCGAGTAATTCAATTTAGAGAAGCCCTACGTGAAGCCATGAACGAAGAAATGCGTCTTGATAAAAACGTTTTTTTGATGGGAGAAGAAGTAGCAGTATATAATGGAGCTTACAAAGTCAGCCAAGGAATGTTAGAAGAATTTGGCGAAAAACGTGTTATTGACACACCGATTGCCGAATTAGGTTTTGCAGGAATTGGAGTTGGTGCAGCTATGAATGGTTTGCGTCCGATTATCGAATTTATGACTTTTAATTTTTCATTAGTTGCTATTGACCAAGTAATCAATTCAGCAGCCAAAACCCTTGCTATGTCAGCAGGACAGTATGGCGCACCGATTGTTTTTCGTGGTCCAACAGGAAATGCAGGTCAGTTAGGCGCACAACACTCTCAAAACTTTGAAAATTGGTATGCCAATACACCTGGTTTGAAAGTGGTTGTTCCAGCAAATCCGTATGATGCAAAAGGTTTGCTCAAATCGTCTATTCGTGATAATGACCCTGTTATTTTTATGGAATCTGAAATGATGTATGGCGACAAAGGCGAAGTCCCTGAAGAAGAATATTTGATTCCATTAGGTGTTGCTGATGTAAAACGTGAAGGAACAGATGTAACAGTAGTTTCTTTTGGCAAAATTTTGAAAGTAGCTCAACAAGCTGCCGAAGAATTAGAAAAAGAAGGAATTTCTGTTGAAATCATAGATTTAAGAACTGTTCGTCCGATTGATTATGTTGCCATCATTAAATCTGTCAAAAAAACAAATCGCTTAGTAATTGTAGAAGAAGCTTGGCCACTCGCTTCTATTGCAACTGATATTACTTACAATGTTCAACGCCATGCATTTGATTATTTAGATGCCCCTATTCGTAGAGTAAATTCTATGGATGTTCCTTTGAGCTATGCACCAACACTTATTGAAGCTGTTTTGCCAAATGTAAAACGCACAATAGATGCTATCAAAAGTGTAACTTATGTTAGCTAA
- a CDS encoding IS4 family transposase, with protein sequence MAKAKYASSSKVTKLVTVLSSHLTEFHLARVQFIGLFVIAVIKVGLGGLIQIATAFERNVECSSSLRRIERFLNDYHLDFKAITRLIVSLQGMDKWKDIVLCLDRTNWKVGKKNVNVLLLSAAYKNVSTPLIWSVFPKKGNSSTEERIELIERFLSIFPNLSISSIVADREFVGQKWFTYLSRKNVDFVMRLKSNFKATRKGKTKSIAAWCRGLAISETYHLDGVFIVNGVEVYLSVSRTQKGYIYLASPVFLENAFELYKQRWEIETLFKALKTQGFKLENTKLTEPEKIAKLLALCSIAFVWCYKVGEWKHKTTKIRVCSNGHNEYSFFRYGLLEIKKILNNPMIKEAKFNQKIKVLSME encoded by the coding sequence ATGGCAAAAGCAAAGTATGCTTCTAGTAGTAAAGTTACAAAATTAGTTACTGTTTTATCTTCTCATTTGACAGAGTTTCATCTTGCACGAGTTCAATTTATAGGTCTTTTTGTAATAGCTGTTATAAAAGTAGGCTTAGGAGGATTAATTCAAATTGCTACGGCTTTTGAACGGAATGTAGAATGCAGCTCCTCTTTACGTCGTATTGAACGCTTTTTAAATGATTATCACCTTGATTTTAAGGCAATTACTCGTTTAATTGTTTCTTTACAAGGTATGGATAAGTGGAAGGATATTGTTTTATGTCTTGACCGTACCAATTGGAAAGTGGGTAAAAAAAATGTAAATGTTTTGTTGCTTTCAGCAGCCTATAAGAATGTTTCAACTCCTCTTATTTGGTCTGTTTTTCCAAAAAAAGGAAACTCTTCTACTGAAGAGCGTATCGAATTAATAGAACGTTTTTTATCTATTTTTCCTAATCTGTCTATTTCTTCTATTGTAGCAGATAGGGAGTTTGTAGGTCAAAAATGGTTTACTTATCTGTCAAGAAAAAACGTTGATTTTGTAATGCGACTAAAGTCTAATTTTAAAGCGACTAGAAAGGGTAAAACAAAGTCAATTGCAGCATGGTGTAGAGGACTGGCTATTTCAGAAACATATCATTTAGATGGTGTTTTTATAGTCAATGGGGTAGAGGTATATTTATCTGTAAGTAGGACACAAAAAGGATATATTTATCTTGCTTCACCTGTTTTTTTAGAAAACGCTTTTGAGCTGTATAAACAACGTTGGGAGATAGAAACGTTGTTTAAGGCTCTAAAAACACAAGGTTTTAAGCTAGAAAATACAAAATTGACAGAACCAGAGAAAATAGCTAAATTACTTGCTCTTTGTTCTATTGCATTTGTTTGGTGTTACAAAGTAGGAGAGTGGAAACATAAAACAACAAAAATAAGGGTCTGTTCAAATGGGCATAATGAATACTCTTTTTTCCGATATGGATTACTAGAAATCAAAAAAATACTCAATAATCCAATGATTAAAGAAGCCAAATTCAATCAGAAAATTAAAGTTTTGTCAATGGAGTGA
- a CDS encoding RHS repeat domain-containing protein: protein MRELKRAKRAKDLEPTSYYVPRGELVLQLRDSTDSLIVEKRQKITISATVSWQKLVSELTIEQDGNLTVFIDNQDTEPVYFDNLELRVESDPTLVITQEHHYYPFGMNMSGIERDGELKYQFNGMIEREEAFGLELYETPFRSYDAQLGRFWQVEPLADEFHSISMFQFAFNNPISANDPSGLRTIYTLKGPQQRKGLSEFISAREAREKNQGQYYNWDTGRYENGRGQELSWGSVYGSLAASGQLKVGKMVAYDDGDRTSEAQGVDSEIVRRDFMITASNESVQSSGVSSFSSFQGFGDDDYSDEVPPGENLYSWESFYNEYKNDLRPLAVVLNERPGSTGKFYGPKLRYVRDPWTNKMLDLRHFFVIGFLGNGTGLLVEFGQLVGGSLGNEGAKKSAFNTSDFYSNYVGHGFYNFIIL from the coding sequence TTGAGAGAACTAAAGCGAGCCAAAAGGGCGAAGGATTTAGAACCTACTTCTTATTATGTTCCTAGAGGGGAATTAGTTTTGCAGCTTAGAGATTCTACAGATAGTTTGATTGTTGAGAAAAGACAAAAAATAACTATTTCTGCGACTGTTTCGTGGCAAAAACTGGTATCTGAACTAACCATCGAACAAGACGGAAACCTTACTGTTTTCATAGACAACCAAGATACAGAACCTGTTTATTTTGATAATCTTGAACTACGAGTAGAAAGCGATCCTACTTTAGTCATTACCCAAGAACATCATTATTATCCCTTTGGAATGAATATGAGTGGTATAGAAAGGGATGGAGAACTGAAATATCAGTTTAACGGAATGATAGAGCGAGAGGAGGCTTTTGGTTTGGAGTTGTATGAAACACCATTTAGAAGCTATGACGCACAACTTGGGAGGTTTTGGCAGGTAGAACCGTTGGCTGATGAATTTCATAGTATATCTATGTTTCAGTTTGCTTTTAATAATCCGATTAGTGCCAATGACCCTAGTGGATTGAGGACTATTTATACACTTAAAGGACCTCAACAGAGAAAGGGATTAAGTGAGTTTATTAGCGCAAGAGAAGCTAGAGAAAAAAATCAAGGACAATATTACAACTGGGATACAGGTCGTTATGAAAATGGTAGAGGACAAGAACTATCTTGGGGAAGTGTTTATGGTTCTTTAGCTGCTAGTGGACAGTTGAAAGTAGGAAAAATGGTTGCTTATGATGATGGTGACAGAACAAGTGAGGCGCAAGGAGTAGACTCTGAAATCGTAAGAAGAGATTTTATGATTACAGCTTCTAATGAGAGTGTGCAGAGTAGTGGAGTGTCTAGTTTCTCTAGTTTTCAAGGTTTTGGAGATGATGATTATTCAGACGAAGTTCCACCTGGTGAAAATTTATATTCGTGGGAAAGCTTTTATAACGAGTATAAAAATGACTTACGACCATTAGCTGTAGTACTCAATGAACGCCCTGGTAGTACAGGCAAGTTTTATGGACCTAAATTAAGGTACGTTAGAGATCCGTGGACAAATAAAATGCTAGATTTGAGACATTTTTTTGTTATTGGTTTTTTAGGAAATGGAACTGGATTATTAGTAGAATTTGGACAACTTGTAGGGGGTAGTCTAGGTAATGAAGGGGCTAAAAAATCAGCTTTCAACACTTCAGATTTCTATAGTAACTATGTTGGCCACGGATTTTATAATTTTATAATTTTATGA